The following coding sequences lie in one Cloeon dipterum chromosome 1, ieCloDipt1.1, whole genome shotgun sequence genomic window:
- the LOC135948087 gene encoding venom protease-like: protein MKLFACTLLLLSAALCALSGVAEGTTQRISEQKCQEFLERVSRPLTFLPLTAEGTPVVVKVSDCEVNNVQLIVGGEEAKLGEFPYMAALGYGEGEPEWKCGGSLISERYVLTAAHCIGQDRPRVVRLGEHDLSTSDDGASPVDYRVQSVIVHPDYSPPSKYNDLALIRLANDVRFTQKIRPACLNTESPYGGSMVIASGWGKVGFTESQSPKLLKVAFPIVREQVCTDLWANTIKVSPATLPRGIDHEIMICAGQLDGEKDTCLGDSGGPLTVRSVNNTCISYVVGITSFGRYCGFRNSPGIYTRVASFLPWIERIVWGAR, encoded by the exons ATGAAGCTGTTCGCCTGCACCTTACTGCTCCTCTCGGCTGCTCTTTGCGCCCTGTCAG GTGTGGCGGAAGGCACGACGCAGAGGATCAGCGAGCAGA AGTGCCAAGAGTTTTTAGAGCGTGTTTCTCGTCCGCTCACATTTCTGCCGCTCACTGCTGAAGGCACCCCAGTAGTTGTAAAGGTGTCAGACTGTGAGGTCAACAATGTGCAGCTCATTGTCGGCGGCGAAGAAGCCAAGCTCGGCGAATTTCCGTACATG GCGGCCCTGGGCTACGGGGAGGGCGAGCCGGAGTGGAAATGCGGAGGCAGCCTCATTAGCGAGCGCTATGTACTCACTGCGGCGCACTGCATCGGCCAGGACAG GCCGCGAGTGGTGCGACTCGGCGAGCACGACCTCTCGACCAGCGATGACGGCGCCTCGCCCGTCGACTACAGAGTGCAATCGGTGATCGTGCACCCTGATTACTCCCCGCCGTCCAAGTACAACGACCTTGCCCTGATCAGGCTGGCAAACGACGTCAGATTCACTCAAAAGATCAGACCGGCCTGCTTGAACACGGAGTCGCCCTACGGAGGCAGCATGGTCATAGCCTCTGGCTGGGGCAAAGTTGGATTCA CCGAGTCGCAGAGCCCAAAGCTACTGAAAGTGGCATTCCCAATTGTGCGTGAGCAAGTGTGCACCGACCTGTGGGCCAACACCATCAAGGTTTCCCCCGCGACCCTCCCGCGCGGCATAGACCACGAGATCATGATATGCGCTGGGCAGCTTGACGGCGAGAAAGACACGTGTCTG GGCGACTCAGGAGGACCGCTGACGGTGCGAAGCGTTAACAACACGTGTATCAGCTATGTCGTCGGGATCACCTCGTTCGGCCGGTACTGCGGCTTCAGGAATTCCCCAGGCATTTACACGAGAGTTGCCTCCTTCCTTCCGTGGATCGAGAGGATCGTCTGGGGCGCAAGATAA